In Cystobacter fuscus DSM 2262, one DNA window encodes the following:
- a CDS encoding response regulator transcription factor, which translates to MEETTHSPSEEGTIQVLLVEDDDRLARLTSRYLQEHGLLVTVAGTGPEGLTEANRHAYDVILLDVMLPGRDGIEVCRELRTRSDIPIIMVTARGEEVDRVIGLETGADDYLAKPYSPRELLARIRAQVRRARGRAGPSSQPIQAGKLSLDPRSLRATLDGKVLPLTTYEFALLRVLAERAGRVLSREQLLDLVKGNAEEVFDRSVDVHIFRIRQKIEEDPRNPKLLRTVRGAGYLLASGEES; encoded by the coding sequence ATGGAGGAGACAACACACTCCCCTTCGGAGGAAGGCACCATCCAGGTGCTGCTGGTGGAGGACGATGACCGGCTGGCGCGGCTCACCAGCCGCTACCTCCAGGAGCATGGGCTGCTCGTCACCGTGGCGGGCACGGGCCCCGAGGGCCTCACCGAGGCCAACCGCCACGCCTATGACGTCATCCTCCTGGACGTCATGCTCCCCGGGAGAGATGGCATCGAGGTGTGCCGCGAGCTGCGCACCCGCAGCGACATCCCCATCATCATGGTGACGGCGCGCGGCGAGGAGGTCGATCGGGTGATTGGCCTGGAGACGGGCGCGGACGACTACCTGGCCAAGCCCTACTCCCCCCGCGAGCTGCTCGCGCGCATCCGCGCCCAGGTGCGCCGGGCCCGCGGACGTGCCGGCCCCTCGTCCCAGCCCATCCAGGCGGGCAAGCTGTCGCTCGATCCCCGGAGCCTGCGCGCCACGCTGGATGGCAAGGTGCTGCCGCTCACCACCTATGAGTTCGCCCTGCTGCGGGTGCTCGCCGAGCGCGCCGGCCGCGTGCTCAGCCGCGAGCAACTGCTGGATCTGGTCAAGGGCAACGCGGAGGAGGTCTTCGACCGCTCCGTGGACGTCCACATCTTCCGCATCCGCCAGAAAATAGAAGAGGACCCACGCAACCCGAAGCTGCTGCGCACCGTGCGCGGCGCGGGTTATCTGCTCGCCAGTGGAGAGGAGTCGTGA